A section of the Candidatus Moraniibacteriota bacterium genome encodes:
- a CDS encoding flippase — protein sequence MSTFSRSLFWLSLSEIVFNLAGYIIHSAMGRILGPSDYGRFGLVVTLTTMIIVLIGNGIPTAMSKYLSEVFETTPEKIYGIRRAAARLQFFLMGSVTVIFFLFAPVIAVLLNDPGLTPLFRLSALIIPAFSAASFNAFFFTGLHFFRIQAMLKMSRALARIIFIILFGYYFGVQGAISGYIAAPLVVFLIGLIAERITMKRHFLAAHSTKDESLFSMRTILQYAWPVTLFLLFYECILTLDLYFVKAMLGSDHLTGIYNAAITVGRIPYYLFYALALIMLPTVSKLNAERDEAETTRFITQALRLLTLLLFPMVALLIAFAPEVLNLFYGGQYAEAVAPMRIYAVGVGFLTIFYILAFALNGAGQARVPMKLTLFGMIGIILLNLYFIPRYGITGAAMATTIISGVLMLSILAYTELHFKARLSLRLIAVSLLGMVSIVIAARYLPRTHLFFIASGSFLTGVHFLMLRAFGVLTPADTAPLLRLFTKKAP from the coding sequence ATGAGCACCTTCTCCCGATCCCTCTTCTGGTTATCGCTCTCCGAGATCGTCTTCAACTTGGCTGGCTATATCATCCACTCTGCGATGGGGCGCATCCTTGGGCCCTCCGACTACGGCCGATTCGGGCTCGTCGTCACTCTCACCACCATGATCATCGTGCTCATCGGCAATGGCATCCCGACCGCCATGTCCAAATACCTGAGCGAAGTCTTCGAAACGACACCAGAAAAAATCTACGGGATTCGCAGGGCAGCCGCTCGACTCCAGTTCTTCCTCATGGGATCGGTCACTGTCATATTTTTCCTCTTTGCGCCCGTGATTGCCGTGCTCCTCAATGACCCTGGTCTGACACCTCTCTTCCGACTCTCCGCGCTCATCATCCCAGCATTCTCGGCGGCCTCTTTCAATGCCTTCTTCTTCACGGGCCTGCACTTCTTCCGAATCCAGGCCATGCTCAAAATGAGCCGGGCCCTGGCGCGGATTATTTTCATCATCCTTTTCGGCTATTACTTCGGTGTCCAGGGAGCGATCAGTGGCTATATCGCCGCCCCGCTCGTCGTCTTCCTCATCGGACTCATTGCCGAACGAATAACGATGAAGCGACACTTCCTGGCCGCCCACAGCACAAAAGACGAATCATTGTTTTCCATGCGAACAATTCTCCAGTACGCCTGGCCAGTCACCCTCTTTCTGCTTTTTTATGAGTGTATCCTCACCCTCGACCTGTATTTCGTCAAAGCCATGCTCGGAAGCGACCACCTAACCGGGATCTACAATGCCGCTATCACCGTCGGTCGCATCCCCTACTACCTCTTCTACGCCCTCGCCCTCATCATGCTCCCAACCGTATCCAAGCTTAACGCAGAGCGTGACGAGGCCGAAACCACCCGTTTCATCACTCAGGCCCTGCGCTTACTCACACTCCTGCTCTTCCCGATGGTGGCCCTCCTCATTGCTTTCGCGCCAGAAGTACTCAATCTCTTCTATGGCGGTCAGTATGCCGAAGCAGTTGCGCCGATGCGGATCTACGCGGTCGGTGTCGGCTTCCTCACCATTTTCTATATCCTCGCTTTTGCACTCAATGGTGCAGGACAAGCCCGAGTGCCGATGAAACTCACCTTGTTCGGTATGATTGGTATCATCCTCCTCAATCTCTATTTCATCCCCCGCTACGGGATCACCGGCGCCGCGATGGCGACGACGATTATCTCTGGCGTCCTGATGCTCTCGATACTCGCCTATACCGAGCTTCACTTCAAAGCGCGACTCTCACTCAGACTCATCGCGGTTTCGCTTCTCGGCATGGTGAGTATTGTCATCGCTGCCCGATATCTCCCCCGGACACATCTTTTTTTCATCGCATCCGGATCCTTCCTCACAGGAGTGCATTTTCTCATGTTGCGTGCATTTGGAGTCCTCACGCCGGCTGATACCGCTCCACTCCTTCGATTATTCACGAAGAAAGCGCCTTAA
- a CDS encoding glycosyltransferase family 39 protein, with the protein MTANRQVRLVWLGLALIVAFGFFLRSYHFVDWLHFELDQSRDARVIDAALEAGPGALPLLGPKAGGTFLRLGPGFYYLQYLGALIFGGSPAGMAMIVMVVSVVSIGLFFLLIRRFFPDWLSLMLTLAYAVSEYFVMYGRFAWNPNMLPGFLLLGMYALLRSVGGSERHPGRWFAVSIAAFGIATQLHFLAFLAVPTFLTLFLLLRRPKFRARTWGLAAGIVLLLYFPMFLNELATGGANTRQFIGAITEKSTKENHTLLEKIIRNGAEHVLAGLVITTGFEGGTLPRVETVSGLLISCQGKCDVGKPYGLAAGVVFLLAVVASVLLFARETEQRKKDFFLAVGLWFLITFVLFTPLAYGMAPRFFLLSGPFFFVLIGCLMLLVSRLMPWKKLGHTVAVTALVISAAFNYSSLNLRFDELSRAASEPVDSPPDRILKERIRVTLAQQERIVDFLQARSAEYGYPVYMFSEPQHRRALKYLMERRGIENAVLGYDGIYRQGVYYLVLRAQSELEDALRKYRAYYTIGSTVPFGTLVAIELIPQPSAIIGERQDFSVSKPSDSLAPRRYTWSEYFGQMDSGLPDDTTSLDQSEDAANNQSE; encoded by the coding sequence ATGACTGCGAACCGGCAAGTGCGTCTCGTCTGGTTGGGCCTCGCACTTATTGTGGCGTTCGGTTTTTTTCTTCGAAGCTATCACTTTGTTGACTGGCTCCATTTCGAGTTGGATCAGTCGCGTGATGCACGAGTCATCGATGCCGCACTTGAGGCAGGCCCGGGCGCGTTGCCCTTGCTCGGGCCGAAAGCGGGCGGGACTTTTCTCCGGCTCGGTCCAGGTTTCTATTACCTCCAGTATCTCGGTGCGTTGATCTTCGGCGGGTCGCCGGCGGGGATGGCGATGATCGTCATGGTCGTATCGGTTGTATCGATCGGTCTTTTCTTTCTCCTCATTCGGCGGTTTTTCCCGGATTGGCTCTCGCTCATGCTCACACTCGCGTACGCCGTTTCTGAATACTTCGTCATGTACGGGCGATTTGCGTGGAATCCGAACATGCTTCCGGGTTTCCTTCTCCTTGGGATGTACGCGCTTCTGCGATCGGTCGGCGGCAGTGAACGCCATCCGGGCCGCTGGTTTGCGGTTTCTATCGCCGCATTCGGTATCGCGACTCAGCTGCACTTCCTTGCGTTTCTGGCCGTTCCCACCTTCCTCACCCTCTTCCTCTTGCTCCGACGGCCGAAATTTCGGGCACGGACCTGGGGTCTGGCGGCAGGAATCGTCTTACTCTTGTATTTCCCGATGTTCTTGAATGAGCTTGCGACCGGTGGAGCGAATACGCGCCAATTTATCGGTGCGATTACCGAGAAATCAACCAAGGAAAATCATACGCTGCTGGAAAAAATAATTCGTAATGGAGCTGAGCATGTGCTCGCCGGTCTCGTCATCACGACCGGTTTCGAGGGCGGGACGCTGCCAAGGGTGGAGACAGTGAGTGGCTTGCTCATCAGCTGCCAGGGGAAATGTGATGTCGGCAAACCCTATGGCCTGGCCGCGGGGGTGGTGTTTCTCCTCGCGGTTGTCGCCTCGGTCCTACTCTTCGCTCGGGAAACAGAGCAACGGAAGAAAGACTTTTTCCTCGCGGTGGGTCTTTGGTTCCTTATCACCTTTGTCTTGTTCACGCCCTTGGCCTATGGGATGGCACCGCGCTTCTTCCTGCTCTCTGGACCGTTCTTCTTTGTACTGATTGGTTGTCTTATGCTCCTGGTATCTCGACTGATGCCATGGAAGAAACTCGGACATACCGTTGCGGTCACGGCGCTGGTCATTTCGGCGGCGTTCAATTATTCATCGCTCAACTTGCGCTTTGATGAATTATCGCGGGCAGCGAGCGAACCGGTAGACAGTCCGCCGGATCGGATATTGAAAGAACGCATCCGGGTGACACTCGCGCAGCAGGAACGGATCGTCGATTTCCTGCAGGCCCGCTCGGCCGAGTATGGCTATCCGGTCTATATGTTCAGTGAGCCACAACATCGTCGGGCACTCAAGTACCTCATGGAGCGGCGCGGCATCGAGAACGCGGTGCTCGGTTATGACGGTATCTATCGACAAGGAGTTTACTACCTCGTTCTCCGAGCGCAGTCTGAGCTCGAGGATGCACTGCGGAAATACCGAGCCTACTATACCATTGGCTCGACCGTTCCTTTCGGGACGCTCGTAGCGATTGAACTCATTCCTCAGCCATCGGCGATTATCGGCGAGCGGCAGGACTTCTCTGTGTCGAAGCCGAGCGATTCGCTGGCTCCGCGGCGTTACACTTGGAGTGAGTACTTCGGTCAGATGGACAGTGGACTGCCAGACGATACGACATCACTCGACCAGTCCGAGGATGCGGCGAATAATCAATCCGAATAA